A genomic stretch from Caldicellulosiruptoraceae bacterium PP1 includes:
- the pstC gene encoding phosphate ABC transporter permease subunit PstC, with protein MKKGYENAIKYILLICAFISILSVILITIFIFKEGSGVLLKYGILKFLLGEKWAPLSGTFGIFSMIIGTLTVTIGALIIGVPIGLATAIFLSELANKRVSKLIRPFIELLAGIPSVVYGFYGLMVLVPIIRESFGGSGFSILTSSIILGIMILPTIINISEVSLRSVPKEYKEGSLALGANHWQSIIKVILPAAKSGIFTSIVLGMGRAIGETMAVIMVSGNSPKIPNSIFDQVRTLTGNIAIEMGYASGDHAKALFATGIVLFIVIIILNSIALVFSKKAGEIK; from the coding sequence ATGAAAAAAGGATATGAAAATGCAATTAAATATATACTATTAATTTGTGCATTTATTTCAATACTAAGTGTTATATTAATTACAATCTTTATTTTTAAAGAAGGCAGCGGGGTTCTTTTAAAATATGGAATTTTAAAATTTCTTTTAGGTGAAAAGTGGGCACCACTATCAGGGACTTTTGGCATATTTTCAATGATAATAGGAACATTAACTGTAACCATTGGTGCACTTATTATTGGAGTTCCTATTGGGCTTGCAACAGCTATTTTTTTATCTGAATTAGCAAACAAAAGAGTATCAAAACTTATAAGGCCGTTTATTGAGCTTTTAGCAGGGATACCATCTGTTGTTTATGGATTTTATGGGCTTATGGTATTAGTTCCCATTATTAGAGAAAGTTTTGGTGGATCTGGTTTTAGTATTTTAACATCATCAATAATATTGGGGATAATGATACTTCCAACAATTATAAATATATCTGAAGTATCCCTAAGGTCAGTTCCCAAGGAATACAAAGAAGGTTCACTTGCACTTGGTGCAAACCATTGGCAATCTATAATTAAAGTAATTTTACCTGCTGCAAAGTCTGGTATTTTTACATCTATTGTACTTGGAATGGGAAGAGCAATCGGAGAAACTATGGCAGTGATTATGGTCAGTGGTAATAGTCCAAAAATACCAAACAGTATATTTGACCAAGTAAGAACATTAACAGGGAATATAGCAATAGAGATGGGATATGCGAGTGGAGATCACGCAAAAGCATTATTTGCAACAGGGATTGTCTTATTTATTGTGATTATTATTTTAAACTCAATAGCATTGGTATTCTCTAAAAAAGCAGGTGAAATAAAATGA
- a CDS encoding phosphate ABC transporter substrate-binding protein has translation MRKIKLIILMLIISVLLISFSGCQKRIKEGNTSKNIITIAGSTSVQPLADELAKSYMDKNPQVQIQVQGGGSSVGIKSAKDGIADIGTSSRELKADEKGLHQYEIAIDGIAIVVHPDNKINNLTVSQIRDIYTGKITNWKELGGNDAKITVVTREEGSGTRGAFEELVMDKKPIIDSAVVQPATGSVKQTVSQDKNAIGYISVGVLDNSIKVVSVENVMPTEENIKNKIYKIQRPFLFLTNKEPSGVVKDFIDFALSSEGQSIVEKHHYIKVK, from the coding sequence TTGAGAAAAATAAAGCTTATCATTTTAATGCTTATTATATCTGTACTTTTAATTTCATTTTCTGGATGTCAAAAAAGAATTAAAGAAGGAAATACAAGTAAAAATATAATAACAATAGCAGGTTCTACTTCTGTTCAACCACTTGCAGATGAGCTTGCAAAAAGCTATATGGATAAAAACCCTCAGGTTCAAATTCAGGTCCAAGGTGGAGGGTCTTCAGTAGGGATTAAATCAGCAAAGGATGGAATAGCTGATATTGGAACATCATCAAGGGAGTTAAAAGCTGATGAAAAAGGATTACACCAATATGAGATTGCTATTGATGGAATAGCTATTGTTGTTCATCCAGATAATAAAATTAATAACCTCACCGTTTCACAGATAAGGGACATATATACTGGTAAGATTACTAACTGGAAAGAGTTAGGCGGGAATGATGCAAAGATTACTGTTGTTACAAGAGAAGAAGGTTCTGGTACAAGAGGAGCATTTGAAGAGCTTGTTATGGATAAAAAACCTATAATTGATAGTGCAGTTGTTCAGCCAGCTACAGGCTCTGTTAAACAAACTGTATCACAAGATAAGAATGCTATTGGATATATTTCGGTTGGGGTTTTAGATAATTCAATTAAGGTAGTATCAGTAGAGAATGTTATGCCAACTGAAGAAAATATTAAAAATAAAATATATAAGATACAAAGACCATTTTTATTCTTAACAAATAAAGAACCAAGTGGTGTTGTGAAAGATTTTATTGATTTTGCTTTAAGTAGTGAAGGTCAATCAATTGTTGAAAAACATCATTATATAAAAGTTAAATAA
- a CDS encoding elongator complex protein 3, whose product MKHRIIPIFIPQMGCPFQCIFCNQHIISGEKNEITFERITNQIKEGIEVNNGSVEVAFYGGNFTAIDIFYQKRFLEIANSFGNVKSIRISTRPDCINKEILYFLKEYNVKTIELGIQSMFDEVLMACNRGHTSNDNIKAMELIKEFDFILGVQVMAGLPQSNFEKDIETVRKVVKYKPDIARIYPTLVIKDTYLEKMFKEGKYKPLDLEDAIYISAKMKLEFILNNVKVIRTGLQATDEINCDKDVIAGPFHPAFGELVDSEIIYNIIINSIEEKGINTDYIEIYSHTKNISKIIGINKCNIYRFKSQKNIIVKVIQNETINIEKIVINSFNYKPYEIYINNL is encoded by the coding sequence ATGAAGCATAGAATAATTCCTATTTTCATACCACAAATGGGATGTCCTTTTCAATGCATTTTTTGCAATCAACATATAATATCTGGTGAAAAAAATGAAATTACATTTGAGAGAATTACAAACCAAATCAAAGAAGGAATAGAAGTAAATAATGGTAGTGTTGAAGTAGCATTTTATGGAGGGAATTTTACAGCCATTGATATTTTTTATCAAAAAAGATTTCTTGAAATTGCAAACTCTTTTGGAAATGTTAAAAGCATCAGAATATCAACAAGACCAGATTGCATAAATAAAGAAATATTATACTTTTTAAAAGAATATAATGTAAAAACAATAGAGCTTGGAATACAAAGTATGTTTGATGAAGTGCTTATGGCATGCAATAGAGGACATACTTCCAATGATAATATAAAGGCAATGGAACTTATTAAAGAATTTGACTTTATACTTGGAGTTCAAGTTATGGCAGGTTTGCCTCAAAGCAATTTTGAAAAGGATATTGAAACAGTTAGGAAAGTAGTTAAATATAAACCAGATATTGCACGTATTTATCCTACTCTTGTAATAAAAGATACCTATCTTGAAAAGATGTTCAAAGAGGGAAAATATAAGCCTCTTGATTTAGAAGATGCAATATATATTTCAGCAAAAATGAAATTAGAATTTATATTAAATAATGTAAAAGTAATAAGAACAGGGCTTCAAGCAACTGATGAGATTAATTGTGATAAAGATGTGATTGCAGGTCCATTCCATCCTGCTTTTGGTGAACTTGTAGATTCAGAGATAATTTATAATATTATAATTAATTCAATTGAAGAAAAAGGGATTAATACAGATTATATTGAAATTTATAGCCACACAAAAAACATTTCTAAAATTATTGGAATCAATAAGTGTAACATATATAGATTTAAAAGTCAGAAAAATATTATTGTGAAAGTTATACAGAACGAAACTATTAACATTGAAAAAATTGTAATTAATAGTTTTAATTATAAACCTTATGAAATTTATATAAATAATTTATAG
- the rnc gene encoding ribonuclease III, translated as MKDLEKKISYSFKNKDILKRALTHKSFTQDDIDCYERLEFLGDAVLELIISHHLFEKYQLSEGSLTKMRAIIVCKDSLYKVSRKLNFDKYLIYNKNDNSTDIASNKSILSDIFEAIVGAIYIDGGYDFAKKFVLDNLSQIIELAANGTMYYDYKTKLQEHVQKFKLGQVIYNTIKDKKDEKRFLSEVYIDNKLYGKGNGTKKKDAEQEAAKQALLKLEGGQNEA; from the coding sequence ATGAAAGATTTAGAAAAAAAAATAAGCTATAGCTTTAAGAATAAAGATATTTTAAAAAGAGCACTTACACATAAATCATTTACACAAGATGATATTGACTGTTATGAAAGATTAGAGTTTTTAGGTGACGCAGTTTTGGAACTTATTATTAGCCATCACCTTTTTGAAAAATATCAATTAAGTGAAGGTAGCCTTACAAAAATGAGAGCTATTATTGTATGTAAGGACTCGCTTTATAAGGTTTCTCGAAAATTAAATTTTGATAAATATTTGATTTATAATAAAAATGACAATAGTACTGATATAGCTTCTAATAAATCCATATTATCAGATATTTTTGAAGCTATTGTTGGAGCTATTTATATTGATGGTGGATATGATTTTGCTAAAAAATTTGTTCTTGATAATTTATCTCAAATAATTGAGCTTGCTGCAAATGGAACAATGTATTATGACTATAAAACAAAGCTTCAAGAACATGTTCAAAAATTTAAGTTAGGGCAGGTTATTTATAACACAATTAAGGATAAAAAAGATGAAAAAAGATTTTTGTCAGAAGTATATATTGATAACAAATTATATGGAAAAGGAAATGGAACAAAAAAGAAAGATGCTGAACAAGAAGCAGCAAAACAGGCTCTTTTAAAGTTAGAAGGTGGACAAAATGAAGCATAG
- a CDS encoding acyl carrier protein, which yields MSDTFSKVRSLIADKLNIDEESITENSSFIKDLGADSLDLVELIMQFEEEFDLEIPDEEVEKIKTVGDAVRYIDSVK from the coding sequence ATGAGCGATACTTTTTCAAAGGTAAGAAGTCTAATTGCTGACAAATTAAACATTGATGAGGAGAGTATTACTGAGAATTCATCTTTTATAAAAGATTTAGGTGCTGATTCATTAGATCTTGTTGAGCTTATTATGCAGTTTGAGGAGGAATTTGATTTAGAGATTCCTGATGAAGAGGTTGAAAAGATTAAAACAGTTGGAGATGCTGTAAGGTATATTGATAGTGTAAAATAA
- the plsX gene encoding phosphate acyltransferase PlsX has protein sequence MRIGIDAMGGDNAPHEIIKGAIEFINKNTTHQLFLFGKTEAINNGEINIKEYTNIELIDCPEVIDFNDEPVKAIRTKKNSSIVKGFQYLKNNKIDAFISAGNTGALLAGATLIVGRIKGIDRPALLTLIPAKNGKFILIDAGSNADCKPINLVQFAYMSSIYMEKVLNVKNPTVGLLNIGTEEEKGNELIKTTHKMLKETKGINFIGNVEARDIPYKVADIVVCDGFVGNIALKLMEGMGLMFFDTLKEIAMQDFKSKIAGLLLKPKLKLLKQKYDYHEVGGAPLLGIDGVVFKCHGSSDAKAIYNGIKQAVEFYEKKVIDTIKENVIIENK, from the coding sequence TGAGTTTATTAACAAAAATACGACTCACCAACTTTTTTTATTTGGCAAAACTGAAGCAATAAATAATGGAGAAATTAATATAAAGGAATACACAAATATAGAGTTAATTGATTGCCCAGAAGTAATTGACTTTAATGATGAACCTGTAAAAGCAATTAGAACTAAGAAAAATTCTTCTATTGTTAAAGGCTTTCAGTACCTAAAAAACAATAAAATTGATGCATTTATATCGGCAGGCAATACTGGAGCTTTGCTAGCAGGAGCAACACTTATTGTGGGTAGAATAAAAGGTATAGACAGACCAGCATTGCTTACATTAATTCCTGCGAAAAATGGCAAGTTTATATTGATTGATGCAGGCTCTAATGCAGATTGTAAACCAATTAATCTAGTTCAGTTTGCTTATATGTCATCTATTTATATGGAAAAGGTATTAAATGTTAAGAATCCTACAGTAGGTCTTTTAAATATTGGGACTGAAGAAGAAAAAGGTAATGAACTTATAAAAACAACGCATAAAATGCTTAAAGAAACTAAAGGAATAAATTTCATAGGCAATGTTGAAGCAAGGGATATCCCATATAAAGTAGCTGATATAGTTGTTTGTGATGGATTTGTTGGAAACATTGCTCTTAAACTTATGGAAGGCATGGGACTTATGTTTTTTGATACCTTAAAAGAGATAGCAATGCAAGACTTTAAATCAAAAATTGCAGGGTTACTCTTAAAGCCAAAGCTAAAATTGCTTAAACAGAAATATGATTATCATGAGGTTGGTGGAGCTCCACTTTTAGGTATTGATGGCGTTGTTTTTAAATGCCATGGTAGTTCAGATGCCAAGGCTATATATAATGGAATCAAACAAGCTGTTGAATTCTATGAAAAGAAAGTTATAGATACAATAAAAGAAAATGTAATTATTGAAAATAAATAG